CATTATCTTGAATCCCTATACTAACTCCAACAGCTAACGTTTTTTTCGTTGCACCAATCATATGAGCTAAGGATTTCTTTTCTGTTTTTGCAAAAGCATCCCATACAGCTAGTTCGACTGCAGCTTTCGCCATTTCATTTCCTTGAATCCAGCCAAACATCTTATTCACTTCTTCTGGAGCAATTATCTCTTTTTGCGCTAACATAGGCAACAAATGCTGTTTAACAATTAAAATAGCTGTTTCTAATGTTTCTTCTGTATAATCTGGTAGCGGAAAAGCTTCTAATTCACCATATCCATATACCCCAGCATCATTCATCAGTTCCACAATATAAAAATCTTTACTCTTTAATTCCCCGTAACTCGTTTTAAATGGATCCAAGAGCGGAATTTCTGCATGAATTAGTCGTGCTTTTTGAAAATACATTCTACTCACCCTTCTTCAAACGCTTGGTTTCTCTTCTAACGACAAGCATAAATTGAGGTATTGCAAAAAAGCGTCTCCATCTTGAAGGATTTGAAAGCAATCGGTAAACCCACTCTAATCTCAATTTTATCCAAATCTTTGGTGCCCGTTTTACGTTGTCAGTCAATACATCAAAACTCCCACCAACACCAATAAATATCCCTTTTTCAAAATGGCTTATTTGCGATAAAATCCACTTTTCTTGTGCTGGAGAACCTAAAGCCACAAAAATAATATCTGGTTTAGCCTCCATAATCTCCTGACCAATTTCTTCACTTTCCAGCGCGTTAAAATAACCATGATGCACACCACAAATTACCGCATTCGGATATTTTTCGGATACTTTCTCTTCTACCATTTGACTAACTTCTGGTTTTGCACCTAAAAAATAACAACGCAGCGGTTTATTTAATAGTCCAACCATTGTATCATATCCAGTAACTCGCTCTTCTAAAGGCGTTCCCAGTTTTTCAGAAGCCATTATAATACCAATCCCATCAGGAACGATATAATCCGCCTGTAGTAAAACTGCTTCAAACTCTTTATCAGTACTAGCATGCATCACAATTTCCGGGTTAGCCGTTACAACAAATTTTCGGTTTCCATTCTGCACATCTTGATAAAGCTGCTCTACAAATCCAGTTTGAGTTATATTATAAAAAGGTATATTTAAAATTGTAACTTCTTTCTTTTTCATATGTATCTCCTAAGAAACTTTATTAAGTATAAGTTTATCATAAAATAGGTATGCTTCCTATTTTTAATCCACAAAAAAGGCTGTAAGTAGCGTTATGCTCTTTACAGCCTTTTGAAATGAAATAAATTAGTCTAGAATTTGTACTTTAACTTGTTTTACTCCCCAATTATAACACTCTTGGACTGAGTTTAAATGCACATCAATTTTGTTTCCTTTGATAGCACCACCAGTATCTGCCGCAATCGCTTCTCCGTATCCTTCAACATAAACTCTTGAACCTAAAGGAATAACAGAAGGATCCACTGCAATAACACGTGGGTTATCGTTTAAATCAATACCGCTTGCTGTCATATGTCCCATACCCGGCTCTTCTTTACTATAAGCAGTTGCGGTAACAGTTACCTCTTTTGAAACATTACCTTGCGATGAAGCAGACTTGCTGGAAGATGATTCATTAGATGAAGTTGATTTTTGTGTTGTTTGAGCAGCTTCTTGTTTGGGTTGTTCTGTGGTATTTGAAGTTGCGTTGCTTTCTTTAGTGGTAGATGGCGCTTGACTACTCACTGCGTTACTTCCAATAGATAATTTTTGTCCAACAATAATTAAATCAGATGAAAGCTTGTTCCAAGATTTTAATTGATTTACAGTTACGCCTTTATCTGATGCGATATGTCCCAGTGTGTCTCCTGCAACAACTGTATATTCGGAATTGCTAGTTGTTGATGTTTGTTTCCCATTGTTCACTTGCAATGTTTGATTCGGAAAGATAATGTCAGAACTTAAATTGTTATCTTGTTTCAATTGATTTATAGAGACATTATTTTCATTCGATATTTTCCAAAGCGAATCACCATCTTGCACTTTATACTCAGCTGCAAAAGCTTGAGTTGAACCTGATCCTGCAATAATTAAACCAGCCGCAATGGCCACTACTGTTTTTTTCATGTAATTATTTTCCCTCCTTGATAACTTTCGAGGATAATCGTACCATACGAAACTAGCGACTTGGTTACTAAAAAATTAAGCATATATGACAGCTAACAATTCAGCAGCAGTTTATTTGCAATATTTGTAAATTACCGTTATTGTCTGATTTTTCTTATGATTGGCTTCACAATTAGCTTTATCCACTTCGACACAAGGCGCGGTTATCGTTTGCTATTTCAGGAAGCAACCTAAAAAAACTTCACTTACTGAACCTAAAATTCTTATTTGAATAAATTTGGAAAATTTTCCCATTACAAATTATGCCCAAAAAATCTGTTATTTTGGCATTTTCCATCTAAATTTATAGATATCACGTGCGAAAATCGGTCCTTTATAACAAAGTATTACACGATTCTTCCTCATCTTGGGAAATATTAATAACTTGCTCTTCCTTATTCCTACTAGATAAATACCTGATTTGATGAACAAGCACCTCAGTAATATATATTTTTTGCTCTTCTTTATTTAGATAATTTCTAGATTGTAATTCACCAACTACACCTATTAATTGCCCTTTGCTACAGAATTCCGCTGTCGCTTCGGCTCTTTTACCCCAAATGACACATTGAATAAAGTCTGCATCATTATCTACACGTTTATTTTTTCCAAAACGATTCAAAGCAAGCGTTAAATTCAACACAGCTTTATCCTCCGTGGTCCATTTTAATTCTGGCTCCTTTGTCAAACGTCCTACTAAAGTTACTTGATTAATCATCATATCGCCTCTTTCTTTTGGTGTATAGCGATTATATTAGATAAATATTTCTTTGTACAATTGTTAAAAAGGTATTTTAAGTATATTTATAAGAGCTAAAACACCTTTTTATCTAGCTGAAATTCACTATTTCTCATATTCCAAGAGACATTAAAATACTATTTTAGTAAATTGCAGCTTTTTTTTGCACATGCTATTCTGAACACATGAAAAAACACCAAAACCCTTTTAGGGTTTCAGTGCTTCTTTAATTACTCTGGTAAATCTGTTAAGGCAAACATAATTTCTGCTTCACAAACCAAGTCACCTTCGACAGTTGCTTTCACTTTTGCTTTTGCAATAGCACCTCTCATACGAGTAATCTCTGCTTCAAGTAAAAGTTGGTCACCAGGAATTACTTGGCGTTTAAAACGACATCCGTCAATTCCTGCAAACAAACCAATTTTACCTTTATTATCTTCACTTTGCATCATGGCAATGCCACTCGTTTGAGCCAATGCTTCAACTATTAATACACCAGGCATTACCGGATATTCAGGGAAATGTCCATTAAAGAATTCTTCATTGGCAGTAACATTTTTTATAGCTGTCACCTTTTTCCCTTCTTCAATAGAGATAACTCTATCAACCAGTAAAAATGGATAACGATGAGGTAAAATTTCTTTGATTTTTTTTATATCTAACATAAGAATCCTCCAAATTTAGTATTAGAACCAACCACGCTTTTTAGCAGTAAGCGAGTCAAGTAAAATGCCAGTACCAAGTGCTACAACATCTAGTGGGTTTTCTGTGATTAAAACAGGAACTTTCAATTGTTCAGCCATTAATTCATCTAAACCATGCAGCAAAGATCCACCGCCCGTCATGATTACCCCCCGATCAATTATATCAGCAGAAAGCTCTGGTGGAGTTTGTTCAAGAACTTGTTTGGCAGCAAGTACCATTAAATGTAATGAATCATGAATAGCTTCTTCCACTTCTGAGCTACTAATTGAAATTGTTTTAGGTAGACCACTCACTAAATCTCTACCACGAATGTCCATTGTTTCTTCCTTGGAGCCTGGATTTGCAGTTCCAATAGTTATTTTGATATTTTCAGCAGTGCGTTCCCCGATAAGCAGATTATATTTGCGCTTTATGTAATTTAGTATATCAGAATCCCACCTATTACCTGCGACTTTTACAGATTGACTTGTTACAATATCACCCATAGATAACACTGCTACATCAGCTGTACCACCACCGATATCAATAATCATATTACCAGAAGGCTCAAAAATTTCCATTCCTGCACCAATAGCAGCAACTTTAGGCTCTTCTTCTAAAAACACTTGTTTTCCACCACTCTTTTCAGCCACTTCTCGGATAGCTTTTTGTTCGACAGAAGTAATATTAGTTGGGCAACAAATTAAAATACGAGGCCGAGAAAAAAATGTTTTTAAATTTAGTTTTTGTATAAAGAAACGTAGCATTTCTTGCACAATATCAAAATCAGCAATGACTCCATCTTTCATAGGTTTTATTGCTGTTATATCTTCTGGAGTTCTACCAACCATATCTCTAGCCTCTGTTCCAACTGCTAGAACTTCACCGGTCTTATTATTTATAGCAACAACAGCAGGTTCATTAACAACAATTCCTCTTCCCTTTACATGAATTAATACATTGGCTGTACCTAAGTCGATACCAACATCCTTTGCCATTTATAACTTAACTCCTTTCGTGGTGTATTCCTATTTTTACATCTCATTTTGAATTATAGCATAATTTATGATGTGCCGAAATGAATATTTCATGATAAAATGTTTTTTCATAAAAAAAAAACCATATCTCAAAGATACGGTTTTCACAATTCATTTATTAAAATAATGAAGCTAAGTTTTTCATATCAACTTTAGAATCGTCTACACGTTCCACATCTGCACCAAGAGATTGCAGTTTTCCATGGAAGTTATTGTAGCCTCTATCTAAATATTTCAACTCAGTAACTTGAGTATATCCGTCAGCCACTAGACCCGCAAGAATAAGCGCTGCCGCTGCACGTAAGTCTGTTGCTGCAACTTCTGCTCCTTGTAATTTTGCTGGACCGGAGATAATAACAGAATGTCCTTCAATTTTCATGTCCGCATTCATTCTACGCATTTCTTCAACATGCATAAAACGATTTTCAAAAACAGTTTCGGTCATAATACTTGTACCTTCACTTAACATTTGGATAACCATCATTTGAGATTGCATATCAGTTGGAAAACCTGGATGCGGCATCGTTTTAACATCAACAGCTTTCAACTTATCTGGACCAATAACACGAATGCCATTATCTTCTTCGATAATTTGAACGCCCATTTCTTCTAGTTTAGCAATCAGTGAACTAATATGCTCAGGAACTGCATCTTCAATTAAAACATTTCCACCAGTAATCGCAGCAGCAATCATAAATGTACCTGCTTCAATACGGTCCGGAATAATAGAATGTTCTGTAGCTGTTAGTTCCTTTACACCTTCAATCCTAATTACTTCTGTTCCTGCACCAATAACTCTGGCTCCCATTTGATTAAGGAAGTTTGCCAAGTCAACAATTTCTGGTTCACGAGCAACATTTTCAATTATCGTTGTTCCCTCTGCTAAAGTAGCAGCCATCATGATATTTTGAGTTGCACCTACACTTGGGAAATCTAAGTAAACCTTAGCTCCAACTAATTTTTCTGCAGTTGCTTCAATATAGCCATTTTCAATTTTCACAATTGCTCCCATGGCTTCAAAACCTTTTAAATGTAAGTCAACTGGTCTTGAACCAATCGCACATCCTCCTGGCAAAGCTACACGAGCAGAACCAGTGCGAGCTAAAAGTGGACCCATTACAACAATTGAAGCACGCATTTTACGCACATACTCAAAAGGTGCATCCGATGTAATATCTCCAGTTGCATCAACAGTAACCTCATCATTTACAAAAGAAACGTCTGCATTTAGGTATTTAAGTACCTCATTAATTGTGAATACATCAGACAAATTTGGGACATTTTTCAATACGCTAGTACCTTTACTCGCAAGTAATGTAGCAGCAATCACCGGTAATACAGCATTTTTGGCACCTTCCATTTTCACAGAACCATTTAACTGTTTTCCACCGCGCACAATAATTTTTTCCAAAAAGAACCCCTCCGCGTTACTAATAACTAAATCATTTATCGAATTTTATTAATAAAAATTTAAATTTAAAACATATCCTAGTAATTCTACCACTTATTACCATAAAATATCAACTGATTTTAACCTAATATTAAAGTTGTTTTAAGCTTCTATTAATTTTTACTACTATTCAAGTATTTTACCCGATAAAATTAAGCAATTGTTTAGAAGCTCCTAAATAGTCTAAGAAGAAATTGCTTAGTGTATATCCAAGTGCAATGGAAATGATAACAAATAATAGTCTAGCTTGTGTTACATGATTTTTCTTTATAAATTTTTCATAGTTAATTGCTTGTAATGCCCAAAAGGTAATCACAATAAATAGTAAATGTGAGATGATGACGATATACGGTGATTCCATAATAATATTATACAATTCTGTTCGCTCCTCATATTTTGCTATTACTCATTTTAACAAATACTATCCTAAAAAAACAGTTAACACACTTATTAAATAAAAAACTTCCTGGCTTTGCAACCAGGAAGTATCGTTAGATTTAATTATGTTCTTTCGCATGGATTCTGTTAATCGCTCTTTGAAGTGCAAGTCTAGCCATTACTTCATCCACTTTTTGTTCTTTTGCTCGGCTAAGTTCATTTTCTGCGCGTTCTTTTGCTTTTTCAGCACGATTGATATCAATATCTTCTTCGCGCTCAGCAGTATCCGCTAGAATATTGACTTCTTCACCGTTTACTTCCATAAAGCCACCACCTACAGCGACCCATTCCTCACCAGACTCTACTTTCAAACGAACTACATCGATTTTGAGTGGAGCAACTAGTGGAACATGTCCAGGTAGAATACCAAGTTCACCTGCTTTTGTTCGAGCAATAACCATTTGAGCAACGCCTTCATAAACAGGGCCGTCTGGAGTAACGATACTAACTTTTAATGAACCCATACGTATTTCCTCCTGTTTTTATCAGACTTCAACGCCCATGTCTTTTGCTTTTTCAAGAACATCCTCAATGCGGCCAACTGAACGGAAAGCATCTTCTGGAATATGGTCGTATTTTCCGGCTAACAAGTCTTTAAATCCTTTAACAGTTTCTTTAACAGGAACGTAAGAACCTTTTTGACCTGTAAATTGTTCTGCTACGTGGAAATTTTGTGATAAGAAGAATTGTACACGACGCGCACGAGAAACGGATTGTTTATCTTCATCGGATAATTCATCCATACCTAAGATTGCAATGATATCTTGAAGTTCTTTGTATCGTTGTAATAAGCGTTGTACTTCCGTTGCTACTGCATAGTGTTCTTCCCCAACGATATCTGGAGAAAGTGCACGTGATGTGGAAGCAAGCGGGTCTACCGCAGGGTAAATACCTTGTTCAGTTAATTTACGTTCTAAGTTAGTGGTTGCATCTAGATGGGCGAAAGTGGTTGCCGGAGCTGGGTCAGTATAATCATCGGCTGGCACGTAAATCGCTTGAATAGAAGTAACAGAACCAACATTAGTTGAAGTGATACGTTCTTGTAATTGTCCCATTTCGGTAGCTAGGGTTGGTTGATAACCTACTGCAGATGGCATACGACCTAGTAAAGCCGAAACCTCTGAACCAGCTTGAGTAAAACGGAAAATATTATCAATGAATAGAAGTACATCTTGGTGTTCTTCATCACGGAAATATTCAGCAATTGTAAGACCTGTTAAAGCTACACGCATACGAGCACCTGGTGGTTCGTTCATTTGGCCAAATACCATGGCAGTTTTTTCAATTACACCAGAGTCTTTCATTTCAAAGTAAAGATCGTTCCCTTCACGAGTACGTTCTCCAACACCAGCGAACACAGAAATACCACCATGTTCTTGCGCGATATTATGAATAAGTTCTTGGATTAAAACGGTTTTACCAACACCTGCTCCACCGAATAAGCCAATCTTACCACCTTTTAAATATGGGGCAAGCAAGTCTACAACTTTAATTCCTGTTTCAAGGATTTCAGTAGTTGTTGCTAATTGGTCAAACGTTGGAGCTTCACGGTGAATTTTATTCCGTTTGATATCGTTTGGAAGTGGCTCATCCAAATCGATAGTGTTTCCTAATACGTTAAATACACGACCAAGTGTTACTGTACCAACTGGAACTGTAAT
The nucleotide sequence above comes from Listeria ivanovii subsp. londoniensis. Encoded proteins:
- a CDS encoding WecB/TagA/CpsF family glycosyltransferase, which codes for MKKKEVTILNIPFYNITQTGFVEQLYQDVQNGNRKFVVTANPEIVMHASTDKEFEAVLLQADYIVPDGIGIIMASEKLGTPLEERVTGYDTMVGLLNKPLRCYFLGAKPEVSQMVEEKVSEKYPNAVICGVHHGYFNALESEEIGQEIMEAKPDIIFVALGSPAQEKWILSQISHFEKGIFIGVGGSFDVLTDNVKRAPKIWIKLRLEWVYRLLSNPSRWRRFFAIPQFMLVVRRETKRLKKGE
- a CDS encoding LysM peptidoglycan-binding and 3D domain-containing protein, giving the protein MKKTVVAIAAGLIIAGSGSTQAFAAEYKVQDGDSLWKISNENNVSINQLKQDNNLSSDIIFPNQTLQVNNGKQTSTTSNSEYTVVAGDTLGHIASDKGVTVNQLKSWNKLSSDLIIVGQKLSIGSNAVSSQAPSTTKESNATSNTTEQPKQEAAQTTQKSTSSNESSSSKSASSQGNVSKEVTVTATAYSKEEPGMGHMTASGIDLNDNPRVIAVDPSVIPLGSRVYVEGYGEAIAADTGGAIKGNKIDVHLNSVQECYNWGVKQVKVQILD
- a CDS encoding single-stranded DNA-binding protein; translation: MINQVTLVGRLTKEPELKWTTEDKAVLNLTLALNRFGKNKRVDNDADFIQCVIWGKRAEATAEFCSKGQLIGVVGELQSRNYLNKEEQKIYITEVLVHQIRYLSSRNKEEQVINISQDEEESCNTLL
- the fabZ gene encoding 3-hydroxyacyl-ACP dehydratase FabZ; translation: MLDIKKIKEILPHRYPFLLVDRVISIEEGKKVTAIKNVTANEEFFNGHFPEYPVMPGVLIVEALAQTSGIAMMQSEDNKGKIGLFAGIDGCRFKRQVIPGDQLLLEAEITRMRGAIAKAKVKATVEGDLVCEAEIMFALTDLPE
- the mreB gene encoding rod shape-determining protein MreB; this encodes MAKDVGIDLGTANVLIHVKGRGIVVNEPAVVAINNKTGEVLAVGTEARDMVGRTPEDITAIKPMKDGVIADFDIVQEMLRFFIQKLNLKTFFSRPRILICCPTNITSVEQKAIREVAEKSGGKQVFLEEEPKVAAIGAGMEIFEPSGNMIIDIGGGTADVAVLSMGDIVTSQSVKVAGNRWDSDILNYIKRKYNLLIGERTAENIKITIGTANPGSKEETMDIRGRDLVSGLPKTISISSSEVEEAIHDSLHLMVLAAKQVLEQTPPELSADIIDRGVIMTGGGSLLHGLDELMAEQLKVPVLITENPLDVVALGTGILLDSLTAKKRGWF
- the murA gene encoding UDP-N-acetylglucosamine 1-carboxyvinyltransferase, whose amino-acid sequence is MEKIIVRGGKQLNGSVKMEGAKNAVLPVIAATLLASKGTSVLKNVPNLSDVFTINEVLKYLNADVSFVNDEVTVDATGDITSDAPFEYVRKMRASIVVMGPLLARTGSARVALPGGCAIGSRPVDLHLKGFEAMGAIVKIENGYIEATAEKLVGAKVYLDFPSVGATQNIMMAATLAEGTTIIENVAREPEIVDLANFLNQMGARVIGAGTEVIRIEGVKELTATEHSIIPDRIEAGTFMIAAAITGGNVLIEDAVPEHISSLIAKLEEMGVQIIEEDNGIRVIGPDKLKAVDVKTMPHPGFPTDMQSQMMVIQMLSEGTSIMTETVFENRFMHVEEMRRMNADMKIEGHSVIISGPAKLQGAEVAATDLRAAAALILAGLVADGYTQVTELKYLDRGYNNFHGKLQSLGADVERVDDSKVDMKNLASLF
- a CDS encoding DUF1146 family protein, producing the protein MYNIIMESPYIVIISHLLFIVITFWALQAINYEKFIKKNHVTQARLLFVIISIALGYTLSNFFLDYLGASKQLLNFIG
- a CDS encoding F0F1 ATP synthase subunit epsilon, translating into MGSLKVSIVTPDGPVYEGVAQMVIARTKAGELGILPGHVPLVAPLKIDVVRLKVESGEEWVAVGGGFMEVNGEEVNILADTAEREEDIDINRAEKAKERAENELSRAKEQKVDEVMARLALQRAINRIHAKEHN
- the atpD gene encoding F0F1 ATP synthase subunit beta encodes the protein MSKGQVIQVMGPVVDVKFEGGNLPEIYNALVIEYKSDAEEAPTSHLTLEVAIQLGDDVVRTIAMASTDGVQRGMEVIDTGSPITVPVGTVTLGRVFNVLGNTIDLDEPLPNDIKRNKIHREAPTFDQLATTTEILETGIKVVDLLAPYLKGGKIGLFGGAGVGKTVLIQELIHNIAQEHGGISVFAGVGERTREGNDLYFEMKDSGVIEKTAMVFGQMNEPPGARMRVALTGLTIAEYFRDEEHQDVLLFIDNIFRFTQAGSEVSALLGRMPSAVGYQPTLATEMGQLQERITSTNVGSVTSIQAIYVPADDYTDPAPATTFAHLDATTNLERKLTEQGIYPAVDPLASTSRALSPDIVGEEHYAVATEVQRLLQRYKELQDIIAILGMDELSDEDKQSVSRARRVQFFLSQNFHVAEQFTGQKGSYVPVKETVKGFKDLLAGKYDHIPEDAFRSVGRIEDVLEKAKDMGVEV